In Planctomycetota bacterium, the genomic stretch GCGCCATCCCGGTGCGTTGGCTTGTGTGGTGGGTAAGTCCTGCGTGTTGCCGCGGATTCCGCCAGGCAACCCGATCGTATTTGGCTCCGCCGTGTGCTCGCACCCTTGTGATGACCCCACGCTGTTGGAGCGATTCGCCATTCGTCGCATCCTTGTCCCCGGCGAATGGATGCGGGAGATGTGGGCCGATTACTTCGGCGATCGGGTGGTAAGTTGGCCAACCGGAATCGATGTCGACCGTTGGAAACCCGATCCCGCGATCGAGCCGGCTTGGGATGTCCTGGTCTACGACAAGGTGCGCTGGGAACACGAACGCTATCAACAGGAGTTGCTCGAGCCGATCTTGAACGAGTTGCGACGGCGAAACTTGACCATTACCACCATCCAATACGGCCACTATCGCGAAGACGACTTCCTGGAGCGCTTGCGGCGCGTGCGCTGGATGTTATTTGTGACCGAACACGAGACCCAGGGATTTGCGTATCAAGAGGCGCTTTCAACCGGAGTGCCAGTGTTGGCCTGGGACCGCGGTGGCTACTGGCAGGATCCCAGCTACTTCCCCGCTCGCGTCAAATTCTCGCCCGTTAGTTCGGTCCCCTATTGGGACGCGAGGTGCGGCACGAGGTTTTCAACCACGGCCGAGTTCCCGCGACGGCTTGACGAGTTTCTCGAACAACGGCAAGCCAACCGCTTTACCCCGCGACAATTCATTCTCGATAACTTGACGCTGGAGCGCTGTGCTCGGCATTACCTAAACCTCGTTGAACAAGCTTCCCCCTCATCTTGAAATGCTTGTTGCTTTGAACTTCCCGTTGCGTTACACGATCGCTTGCCTTCGGCCAGAGCATGTCGTGGCGATTGCCATTTTGAGCGGGCCCTGAGAGCATGTGCGGCATCGCGGGCATCCTGACGTCGCGAGTTGACCTCGATCTGGCGCAAGTCTGCGCGCAAATGCAAGGCGCGCTGGCCCACCGTGGGCCCGATGATCGCGGCATCGAACTGCTCGATGTCGGCGGAAACTGTCGGCTGGGCCTGGTCCACACTCGGCTGGCGATTCTCGATTTGTCTACGGCCGGCCACCAGCCCATGCACAATCCCGAGTCTGACTCATGGGTCGTCTTTAACGGCGAGATCTACAACTTCCGCACATTGCGTGAAACGCTGCCGGGCCCGTTTCGCTCGAACAGCGACACGGAAATCATCCTCAAAATGTGGAGCGAGCATGGCCCCGCCGCGATCGACAAGATCGGCGGCATGTTCGCCTGGGCGTTGTACGACGCCCGGCGGCGGCAATTGCACCTGGTCCGCGATCGGTTGGGAATCAAGCCGCTGTACGTGTATCGACACAGTGACGACATCTTGTTGTTTGCGTCCGAACTGCGAGCGCTATTGGCATCGGGACTGGTGCCCCGGAAACTATCTCGCCAGGCAATCGATAACTATTTAGCCTTTGGCGCTGTGAATGCTCCGCTGACGCTGCTCGAAGGCGTCGAAAGCTTGCTGCCGGCCGAGCATTGGCAGATCGAATGCGACAACGGCCGCATCAAGGAGCCGCTGCGGCGCAACTTCTGGTCGGTTCGATTCGCCAGCGCGGACCAGTCGATGCGCTATGACGAGGCCGTCGAGCGCGTCCGGCCCGTGCTGCTCGACTCGATGGCGCGGCATATGGTCGCCGACACGCCCGTGGGCGTGTTCCTTTCCGGCGGCATCGACTCGAGCGCCATCGTCGGCTCGCTGACGCATCTGGGCTTCCCCTTGCAAACCTTCTCGGTGTTGTTCAGCGAGCGGGGCTTTGACGAATCGGTTCACGCGCTGCAAGTGTCACAGACCTTCGGCACCGACCACCGCCCGCTGCAACTGCGCCCCGATACGCTGGTCGAGAGCTACCAAGGGGCGCTCGACGCCTATGACCAGCCTTCGATCGACGG encodes the following:
- a CDS encoding glycosyltransferase; this encodes MGKSCVLPRIPPGNPIVFGSAVCSHPCDDPTLLERFAIRRILVPGEWMREMWADYFGDRVVSWPTGIDVDRWKPDPAIEPAWDVLVYDKVRWEHERYQQELLEPILNELRRRNLTITTIQYGHYREDDFLERLRRVRWMLFVTEHETQGFAYQEALSTGVPVLAWDRGGYWQDPSYFPARVKFSPVSSVPYWDARCGTRFSTTAEFPRRLDEFLEQRQANRFTPRQFILDNLTLERCARHYLNLVEQASPSS
- the asnB gene encoding asparagine synthase (glutamine-hydrolyzing) produces the protein MCGIAGILTSRVDLDLAQVCAQMQGALAHRGPDDRGIELLDVGGNCRLGLVHTRLAILDLSTAGHQPMHNPESDSWVVFNGEIYNFRTLRETLPGPFRSNSDTEIILKMWSEHGPAAIDKIGGMFAWALYDARRRQLHLVRDRLGIKPLYVYRHSDDILLFASELRALLASGLVPRKLSRQAIDNYLAFGAVNAPLTLLEGVESLLPAEHWQIECDNGRIKEPLRRNFWSVRFASADQSMRYDEAVERVRPVLLDSMARHMVADTPVGVFLSGGIDSSAIVGSLTHLGFPLQTFSVLFSERGFDESVHALQVSQTFGTDHRPLQLRPDTLVESYQGALDAYDQPSIDGVNTYLIAQAVSRAGMKVALSGLGGDELFAGYPSFQAVRRLESPLFRGLALALGGMLSTFAPHQARTEKLAAILRHVGNHVENYCIIRQVLSPQRRRALLHRDVVEDMTFLPLDRLETLLDQTADCDAVNAQSLLELSVYVGDMLLRDADQMSMAHPVEVRVPLLDHLLVETLATIPGRLKLRDAGWGEKKRLLIDALPVTLPRNITHRPKMGFVFPWEVWLRDDLREHVAAVLNDQAAIHSAGLDAAVVKQLTSDFDQRAPGIRYSDVLALVHLLHWVRRHGLTL